In one window of Syngnathus scovelli strain Florida chromosome 22, RoL_Ssco_1.2, whole genome shotgun sequence DNA:
- the LOC125992229 gene encoding diacylglycerol kinase iota isoform X1, translated as MPLQEGEFRPPFDHRCTHSDEWTLHLQVSKRSRWRCKAAPSALCRQNVLRHHWVHRRRQDGKCKQCGKSFQQKFFHSKEIIAISCSWCKQAFHNKVTCFMLHQIEEPCSLGAHAAVIVPPSWIIRVRKPQSLLKNSARRKKRTSFKRRTSKKGPDESKWRPFMLKPLPSPLMKPILVFVNPKSGGNQGAKLLQMFMWILNPRQVFDLSQGGLREALDMYHKVPNLRILACGGDGTVNFASTSFRNDPAPTWPRPAPFATRERNPFPACLGGVDPVHAGRATDEPAASRNLTF; from the exons atgcccttgcaggagggagagttcagacctccattcgatcatcgctgcacgcacagcgacgaatggactctccacctgcaggtgtctaaaagatccAGGTGGAGGTGTAAGGCGGCGCCGTCTGCTCTCTGCCGGCAGAACGTGCTGAGGCATCACTGGGTGCACCGCCGGCGCCAGGACGGCAAGTGCAAGCAGTGCGGGAAG AGCTTTCAGCAGAAGTTCTTCCACAGTAAAGAAATCATCGCCATCAGCTGTTCGTGGTGCAAGCAGGCT TTCCACAACAAGGTCACGTGCTTCATGCTGCACCAGATCGAGGAACCGTGCTCGCTGGGCGCCCACGCCGCCGTCATCGTGCCTCCCTCCTGGATCATCAGAGTCAGGAAACCGCAG AGCTTGCTCAAGAACTCGGCCAGGAGGAAAAAGCGCACGTCTTTCAAGCGCAGGACGAGCAAGAAGGGGCCGGAC GAGTCCAAATGGCGGCCGTTCATGCTGAAGCCGCTGCCCTCGCCGCTCATGAAGCCCATCCTGGTCTTCGTCAACCCCAAGAGCGGAGGCAACCAG GGCGCCAAGCTGCTCCAGATGTTCATGTGGATCCTGAACCCGCGGCAAGTCTTTGACCTGTCGCAGGGCGGCCTTCGGGAGGC CTTGGATATGTATCACAAAGTGCCAAACTTGAGGATCCTGGCCTGCGGTGGAGACGGCACGGTAAATTTTGCCTCGACGTCCTTCCGCAATGACCCCGCCCCCACTTGGcctcgccccgccccctttgcTACGAGAGAGCGCAATCCATTTCCTGCTTGCCTAGGTGGGGTGGATCCTGTCCACGCTGGACGAGCTACAGATGAACCCGCAGCCTCCCGTAATTTAACATTCTGA
- the LOC125992229 gene encoding diacylglycerol kinase iota isoform X2: MPLQEGEFRPPFDHRCTHSDEWTLHLQVSKRSRWRCKAAPSALCRQNVLRHHWVHRRRQDGKCKQCGKSFQQKFFHSKEIIAISCSWCKQAFHNKVTCFMLHQIEEPCSLGAHAAVIVPPSWIIRVRKPQSLLKNSARRKKRTSFKRRTSKKGPDESKWRPFMLKPLPSPLMKPILVFVNPKSGGNQGAKLLQMFMWILNPRQVFDLSQGGLREALDMYHKVPNLRILACGGDGTVGWILSTLDELQMNPQPPVI, encoded by the exons atgcccttgcaggagggagagttcagacctccattcgatcatcgctgcacgcacagcgacgaatggactctccacctgcaggtgtctaaaagatccAGGTGGAGGTGTAAGGCGGCGCCGTCTGCTCTCTGCCGGCAGAACGTGCTGAGGCATCACTGGGTGCACCGCCGGCGCCAGGACGGCAAGTGCAAGCAGTGCGGGAAG AGCTTTCAGCAGAAGTTCTTCCACAGTAAAGAAATCATCGCCATCAGCTGTTCGTGGTGCAAGCAGGCT TTCCACAACAAGGTCACGTGCTTCATGCTGCACCAGATCGAGGAACCGTGCTCGCTGGGCGCCCACGCCGCCGTCATCGTGCCTCCCTCCTGGATCATCAGAGTCAGGAAACCGCAG AGCTTGCTCAAGAACTCGGCCAGGAGGAAAAAGCGCACGTCTTTCAAGCGCAGGACGAGCAAGAAGGGGCCGGAC GAGTCCAAATGGCGGCCGTTCATGCTGAAGCCGCTGCCCTCGCCGCTCATGAAGCCCATCCTGGTCTTCGTCAACCCCAAGAGCGGAGGCAACCAG GGCGCCAAGCTGCTCCAGATGTTCATGTGGATCCTGAACCCGCGGCAAGTCTTTGACCTGTCGCAGGGCGGCCTTCGGGAGGC CTTGGATATGTATCACAAAGTGCCAAACTTGAGGATCCTGGCCTGCGGTGGAGACGGCACG GTGGGGTGGATCCTGTCCACGCTGGACGAGCTACAGATGAACCCGCAGCCTCCCGTAATTTAA